The uncultured Dysgonomonas sp. genome contains the following window.
AGCAATCCAACGTTGCATAACCTCCGAATAACTGAGTTTTGTGGGTTCTCCTATCTTGGATTTGTAGCTGAACATGATGGTGCGTATCACTTGATAGCCTTTATGTGCCGTGATGATATTCAGATAATAGCTATCATCAAACGTGCGTTTCTTGGTCGTTTTAACTATCAATTTTGATTGACAATTCGGACACTCGCAACCCAATAAGCTTATTGATAATTCCCCCATCCCTTCAAACGACTGTCCACACTTGGTACAAGTAATCATCCCTTTGTCAGTTCTTCGTCCAACATATTGGATAGTGTGGTCGTATCCCCATTGGATTTGCTTCTTTGTGATTTTGGGCAATGTTTTACTTGCTTCCTCTACTTGTTTTTGGAGTTTATTCTTTGGTTTCATAGGTCGATAATTTAAAAATCAAACAAACTTGGTTGAATGGTTAATGCTACTTTTTTGGCTTTCTTAGTTGGCTGTGTCATCTTTCGGTAGGCTTCGTCTTGTGCCTTTTGGATGGCATTTTGTCGTGCTTGCTCTTTTTCTTCGGCTGTCAATACTACCATATGATTGACTGCTACTTGTGCATTGTGCATCGGTTTACCGATTTCGATATTGTCTTCATCATAGAAATGTACCGCCATGCCAAATATCTCATCATCGTGAAAACCATTGCAACCGCTTTTCTGTACTTGGTTCAGAATGTAGGTTATGCAATCCTCTAACTTCTTTTCGGGTAAGGAATAGCGGAACGAAAAAAGTAAATCTATTTCGGCACGTTTGTCTAAATATGCCTTTATCGTATTTTGAAAATGATTTGTTGATTTCATGTCTTTGGGTGTTGTGGGGCAGTGTTACTGCCCCTTGTGAATACGGCTTATTCTGTTTAATAATTTTCGTCTATATATTTATCCATTTTCTTATACAGAGTTGGATACTGTCGTTTTATACTCTCCAACATTTTGAGATACATTTGGTAGATTTCATCATCATCCACTTCTTCACCGTTATTTTCTTTAGCTTCATATTCGCCAAATAATTTTATATATTCTTTTTGCTCAAAGTAATCAGCAACGTACAAAGAATATTCTGCCATTGAAGTGTTGTCGTATAGTAATCCTTTCAAGAAATTATTGAATGATATTTTCTTTTTTGTCATTTTCTTCGGGTTTTATAAGGCAGGTATGTTCTGCCCTTGTGAGTAACTTTTACTTCTCGGAATCTATGCTAGTGAAAATAAAAATCGAGGGCTTGTAAGGTCTATTATATATATCAGTTTTGCTTTTTAGTTTTCGATTTAAGACCTCGACTTTTATAGCATCATGGGGTAACTTATTTGTTCTATCGATTGAATACAATGCACTTAACTCAATATTGACTTCATAAACTTTGCCATTGTAGTTTATTTGTTCGGGAAGATTTGCTCTTTTAAATATTTTCATCTTTTAGTGTGGTTATATGTTCTTTGGATATATTTATTCCATAATTTTGAGCATCCATTTTTAATGATCGTGCTACTAGAGGGTAATTAGTGTCAATCCAATCAAATTCATCAACAAAATTGTATTTGTCATCTATTCCCATTGCTGTCTCATTGGTCACTAACACACCTTTAGGGATTGTTATTTTGCCGTAATTTCTAAAATCAATGGAAACAGGATTGGCTGTTACTTTTCTATTCTTTGTTATTATATTCTACCTTTTGTTTAAAATGATTAATTCAATCCGAAATAGTACGCTAAACGTTGCTCCTGCGATTTTGAGAATATCCATCCTGCTAACTTTTTGCCATTGAAGGTCAATCGGCTGTTGAATTTTCCTCCCATTGCTTTGAGTTCGTCTTTGATGGCTCTTGTTTCTCCGAATACTGCTACGGCTTTGGCTGAGTAGTCTACGAGTGTACAATTGGCTTTGCTTATGCCGTTGTTGTCGCTTGGTGGTGGTACATCATCATTTTTCTTGATACGGATATTATCTTCATCTCCTGCGGTGTAAGCAAATTCTTTGATTGTACTTTCTCTTTGGTAGATGGGATATTTCTCTATTATCCATCCGCTATATTTGCTTTCTCCTAAATAATACCCTGCCCCCATTGAGTATTTCTCCCGATGTTCGTAATCTGCATTGTATTCTGCTAAATAGGTTGTTCCCTCGAAGTTGGATGCGTGTTTTCGCATTTCAGAAAAGATATCTCTTTTGTGAGTAGAAAAGCCTAGAATAACAGTTCGTGTTGTTCTTGATGCAAAGTAGTCGGTTTGGCTGTCGCTCTCGTCTTGTTTGAGTCGTGCCACAATAACTGCTTGTGCGTTTTCGGGGAGTATCTCGGCAAAACGTTTGCTTCCGATTGCTTTTACTTCCTCCACTCGGATGCGTTCTTTTTCTTCCTCGTCCGCTTCTGCATTGGCTTTGGTTTGTGCTTCTTGCAAAAGGATTGCTACTTCAAAGCTGTCTATAAATTGAGGGTTGTCGCTGTCGTAATAGAACCCAATGCCGAATTTTTCTTTCAATGGTCGAATAATGTCGGCTATATGAAAATCCTTTGTCGTTAGGTTTATCAACTTGTAAGTGATACCCCATTGATTTTTTGTAATATCATACACTACATAGCTGTGATAGCTGTACCCCTCCATTTGGATAACTTGGTTAACCTCTACCACTTGCACGGCTCTGTCTATTTCTTTGTTTGCACCTAATAAAAATATTTTGCTCATAATTTTTGCGTTTTAATGTTTATAAATAAGTCAGCATGAGATAAATAAGAGTGATTGTAGCACCCAACATCAGTAAGCAGGAGAGAATACCCCGAATCACATCATAGAAGAGATACAAGCCCACCAAAGCCCAAATAAACCCTGCTCCCCATAAGGAATAAACCACGATAATTAAGACTATTTTCAAAACCCAACCTATGCTAATTGGAAGGTAGGTGGATCGCTGTTTCCTATTTTTTTCTGCCGTTTGTTTCATAATTTCTGACCTTTTTTTTAACGCTATGCCGTATCGGAGCCGGTGAGGAGTATTCGAGTTTCAGAAGCTTAAAAAAGGATAGTGTTTAGCTGTGCAAGGTTTTGACGAATAAATACGCTCGCCCGGATAGAACCAAAGAAGGGAAAGAGGAAGATTTTTCGACAAACCCTTTAGGGCTTGACCTTGCGGCAGCGTGAAAAACACGGAAATACCTTTGCGACTGAAATCGAAAACTCATTAGGCTCTGATGTCATTTCGCTTAATGGGGAAGAAATTATGAAACAGGTAGAAAAAATCTTGTTTACTCTTTCTTGAAGCTATCTAAAGAGTATAACCTTAATATTATAGATGCAGAAAAGCCTGCATCTTTAGACACAGGCTTATAAATTAAGAAAATGGGATATTACAAAGGTTTCACGGGAATACAGATATCAACAATAAATCTATGTTCGATATCTTCGCTGTAGTTATTGTGATAATATTCGTAAGTAGGATTATCTGCCGGCTGATAGCCACTCTCTGTTAACCAAGAGCACATGGTGTTCCATGCTTCCTCAAACTCGGTTTCTTTAATTTCAAAGTGACCAACTGCATACTTTCCAGAAGGGATAGTAGATTTGCCAATCTCACCCTCTACTTTAACATCCTCTTTGACAATAATACTGGCATCTTGACGTACTTTCTCGATGGCTGTAATTGATGGATCGTCACGATAGACTGTTACCGTTTTGGTTTCCGGTGTCACAAGTCCACGAGGGACTGCCCAACGGAAAAGTTTTTCGTATGCCTGTCCAATCATGTTAAATGCACCCATGTGACGACAGTAGATCAGATTCAATTCGGGCATTTGTTTAATTTCAATTTTCGTGTTCATAATAATTATTTGATTAAATTCGACACTGCAAAATTGATCATTTACTTGTTGTGGATGTTTGCCGATCTTGCTTACTGCTTTGCAATTCTTGCTATATCTGACACCATTCTTTGTATATATTGCTTTCTC
Protein-coding sequences here:
- a CDS encoding PcfK-like family protein; this translates as MKSTNHFQNTIKAYLDKRAEIDLLFSFRYSLPEKKLEDCITYILNQVQKSGCNGFHDDEIFGMAVHFYDEDNIEIGKPMHNAQVAVNHMVVLTAEEKEQARQNAIQKAQDEAYRKMTQPTKKAKKVALTIQPSLFDF
- a CDS encoding fusion protein codes for the protein MSKIFLLGANKEIDRAVQVVEVNQVIQMEGYSYHSYVVYDITKNQWGITYKLINLTTKDFHIADIIRPLKEKFGIGFYYDSDNPQFIDSFEVAILLQEAQTKANAEADEEEKERIRVEEVKAIGSKRFAEILPENAQAVIVARLKQDESDSQTDYFASRTTRTVILGFSTHKRDIFSEMRKHASNFEGTTYLAEYNADYEHREKYSMGAGYYLGESKYSGWIIEKYPIYQRESTIKEFAYTAGDEDNIRIKKNDDVPPPSDNNGISKANCTLVDYSAKAVAVFGETRAIKDELKAMGGKFNSRLTFNGKKLAGWIFSKSQEQRLAYYFGLN
- a CDS encoding GyrI-like domain-containing protein, with translation MDSKELSKQEYTARINRVMDYIGQNIEQQIDLAVMAQVASFSPYHFHRIFTAMVGETPNNFVSRIRLEKAAQLLTDNLKSTVSDIAFQCGFINASSFSRAFKTYFGLTTKEFREQEKAIYTKNGVRYSKNCKAVSKIGKHPQQVNDQFCSVEFNQIIIMNTKIEIKQMPELNLIYCRHMGAFNMIGQAYEKLFRWAVPRGLVTPETKTVTVYRDDPSITAIEKVRQDASIIVKEDVKVEGEIGKSTIPSGKYAVGHFEIKETEFEEAWNTMCSWLTESGYQPADNPTYEYYHNNYSEDIEHRFIVDICIPVKPL